A portion of the Rhodococcus pseudokoreensis genome contains these proteins:
- a CDS encoding acyl-CoA dehydrogenase family protein — translation MNTADLLYSDTEDALRDSVRRLLADRCPPELVVGAYDGTPADFSGVWKPLAVDLGLAGLLVPEELGGAGASAREAAVVMEEIGRAVAPVPYLSSAVLATVALLKAGDTETVGALADGTTTGALAVGLATAPGRFTPAVRRDGNALTGTVTGVAGAAEADILVVPALGPDGLELHTVPAGAAGVTVAPVLALDMTRPLSDVAFDAAVSTRIDDGSAADAVREALVLGAALLASEQLGLAQWCFQTTLAYVKERTQFGRAVGSFQAIKHRLADLWLEVTSAAAAARYAADTAARGDADAEVAATIAQAYCSGVAVHAAEECVQLHGGIGMTWEYPAHLYLKRAKSDQLAFGTAYRHRAHLAGLIDLPA, via the coding sequence ATGAACACCGCAGATCTGCTGTACTCCGACACGGAAGACGCCCTGCGCGACAGCGTCCGCCGGCTGCTCGCCGACCGCTGCCCGCCCGAACTGGTCGTCGGGGCGTACGACGGGACGCCCGCCGACTTCTCCGGCGTGTGGAAACCCCTCGCCGTCGACCTCGGCCTTGCCGGCCTGCTCGTCCCCGAGGAACTGGGCGGCGCCGGGGCGAGCGCACGGGAGGCCGCGGTGGTCATGGAGGAGATCGGGCGCGCCGTCGCACCCGTCCCATACCTGTCCAGCGCCGTACTCGCGACGGTCGCGTTGCTGAAGGCGGGCGATACCGAGACGGTCGGCGCACTGGCCGACGGCACCACCACCGGTGCGCTCGCGGTCGGGCTCGCGACCGCACCCGGCCGGTTCACCCCGGCCGTGCGCCGGGACGGCAACGCCCTCACCGGGACCGTGACCGGTGTCGCGGGCGCCGCGGAGGCCGACATCCTGGTCGTGCCCGCCCTGGGTCCGGACGGGCTCGAACTGCACACCGTGCCCGCGGGCGCCGCCGGGGTCACCGTCGCCCCCGTGCTCGCGCTCGACATGACCCGGCCGTTGTCCGACGTCGCGTTCGACGCCGCGGTGTCCACCCGCATCGACGACGGCAGCGCCGCGGACGCGGTCCGGGAGGCGCTCGTTCTCGGCGCCGCACTGCTCGCCTCCGAGCAACTCGGGCTCGCGCAGTGGTGCTTCCAGACGACGCTGGCGTACGTCAAGGAGCGAACCCAGTTCGGCCGGGCCGTCGGGTCTTTCCAGGCGATCAAGCACCGCCTCGCCGACCTGTGGCTCGAAGTGACGTCCGCGGCCGCCGCCGCCCGCTACGCCGCCGACACCGCCGCCCGGGGCGACGCCGACGCCGAGGTCGCGGCAACCATCGCGCAGGCGTACTGCAGCGGGGTCGCCGTCCACGCCGCGGAGGAGTGCGTCCAGCTGCACGGCGGGATCGGCATGACCTGGGAATACCCCGCCCACCTGTACCTGAAGAGGGCGAAGAGCGACCAGTTGGCGTTCGGCACCGCCTACCGGCACCGCGCGCACCTTGCCGGCCTGATCGACCTGCCCGCGTAA
- a CDS encoding NADPH:quinone oxidoreductase family protein, with protein MKAWRVHELGEPRTALHLEEVPDPTAGPGQVLVRVLAAPANFPDVLLCRGQYQIKPPLPFTPGVELCGEVVAVGDGVTRFAVGDRVIGNPNLPGGGFAEMAVMDEVNTFAAPPGLDDAEASALSIGYQTSWFALHRRTQLKPGETLLVHAAAGGVGSAAVQLGKAAGAKVIGVVGGADKADYCRRLGADLVIDRHTEDFVPLVKEFTGGRGADVVYDPVGGDAYAKSTKCIAFEGRILIIGFAGGTIPTPGLNHGLIKNYSIIGLHWGLYKQYNQQAIADCHEELTRLAESGAIKPLISERLSLADVADGIGRLGDGSTVGRLVFQP; from the coding sequence ATGAAGGCATGGCGTGTCCACGAACTCGGCGAGCCGCGCACCGCGCTGCACCTCGAGGAGGTCCCGGACCCCACGGCGGGCCCCGGGCAGGTGCTGGTCCGGGTTCTCGCCGCACCGGCGAACTTCCCCGACGTGTTGCTGTGTCGCGGCCAATACCAGATCAAGCCGCCGCTGCCGTTCACACCCGGAGTCGAGTTGTGCGGCGAGGTGGTTGCGGTCGGGGACGGCGTCACCCGGTTCGCCGTGGGCGACCGGGTGATCGGCAACCCGAACCTGCCCGGCGGCGGATTCGCGGAGATGGCCGTGATGGACGAGGTCAATACGTTCGCGGCCCCGCCCGGGCTCGACGACGCCGAGGCGTCGGCGCTGAGCATCGGCTACCAGACGAGTTGGTTCGCGCTGCACCGGCGCACGCAACTGAAGCCGGGGGAGACGCTGCTCGTCCATGCTGCCGCGGGCGGAGTGGGCAGCGCCGCGGTGCAACTGGGCAAGGCCGCGGGAGCGAAGGTCATCGGCGTCGTCGGTGGCGCCGACAAGGCCGACTACTGCAGGCGGCTGGGCGCGGATCTGGTGATCGACCGGCACACCGAAGACTTCGTCCCGCTGGTCAAGGAATTCACCGGCGGACGCGGAGCGGACGTCGTCTACGACCCGGTCGGCGGCGACGCCTACGCGAAGTCCACCAAGTGCATCGCGTTCGAGGGCCGGATCCTGATCATCGGGTTCGCGGGCGGCACCATCCCGACGCCCGGCCTCAATCACGGCCTGATCAAGAACTACTCCATCATCGGGCTGCACTGGGGCCTGTACAAGCAGTACAACCAGCAGGCGATCGCCGACTGCCACGAGGAGTTGACCCGCCTCGCGGAGTCCGGGGCGATCAAGCCGCTCATCAGCGAGCGGCTCTCGCTCGCGGACGTCGCCGACGGTATCGGCCGGCTCGGGGACGGCAGCACCGTCGGCCGCCTCGTCTTCCAACCCTGA
- a CDS encoding SDR family oxidoreductase has translation MDAGSLFDVAGKTVVVTGGSRGIGRMIAQGFVQAGATVVISARKAEACEKAAAELSALGPGTCHAHPADLSTEEGIAGLVARVADLSPRLDVLVNNAGATWGAPIDEFPAAGFDKVFDINVKGVFMLTQALLPSLRAAATDTDPARVINVGSIDGLVVSGTDNFSYGASKAAVHMLTRKLAATLAAERITVNAIAPGPFPSKMMAFILDDPEQKTAVEGSVPLGRVGTPEDVAGTAIFLSSRAGAYVTGTVVPVDGGMSGTR, from the coding sequence ATGGATGCAGGTTCGCTGTTCGACGTCGCAGGCAAGACCGTGGTGGTCACCGGAGGTTCGCGGGGTATCGGCCGGATGATCGCGCAGGGATTCGTCCAGGCCGGGGCGACCGTCGTGATTTCCGCCCGCAAAGCGGAGGCGTGCGAGAAGGCCGCGGCCGAACTGTCCGCCCTCGGCCCGGGCACGTGTCACGCACACCCCGCCGACCTGTCCACCGAAGAGGGGATCGCGGGCCTGGTCGCACGGGTCGCCGACCTCTCACCCCGGCTCGACGTGCTCGTGAACAACGCCGGCGCGACGTGGGGTGCACCGATCGACGAGTTCCCCGCCGCCGGATTCGACAAGGTCTTCGACATCAACGTCAAGGGCGTGTTCATGCTCACCCAGGCGCTGCTGCCGAGCCTGCGGGCCGCGGCGACGGACACCGACCCCGCCCGGGTGATCAACGTCGGCTCGATCGACGGGCTCGTCGTGTCGGGCACCGACAACTTCTCGTACGGAGCCAGCAAAGCCGCGGTCCACATGCTCACCCGCAAGCTCGCAGCGACGCTGGCCGCCGAACGGATCACCGTCAATGCCATTGCGCCCGGACCGTTTCCGAGCAAGATGATGGCATTCATCCTGGACGATCCCGAGCAGAAGACGGCGGTCGAGGGGTCGGTGCCACTCGGCCGGGTCGGCACACCGGAAGACGTCGCGGGCACCGCGATCTTCCTCTCCTCACGCGCCGGGGCGTACGTCACCGGCACCGTCGTCCCCGTGGACGGCGGGATGTCGGGCACACGCTGA
- a CDS encoding AMP-binding protein produces MSWYDDRPWMDRYDENTRSVGEIPARTALDMFSAAVASAPDGPAVRYLGGTLSYREVDELSDGVAAYLAENGFGKGDRLAIYLQNVPQFVLALIGTWKAGGVVVPLNPMYRDELAHILTDAGVTAIVCSENAWADRVGERASAAGVRIALTASELDIQTSDDARVFGGVTRVRADGVPDLLEVAGARACAGLPDPGLIPDDIALVSYTSGTSGVPKGATNTHRNLTVNSSILRLYESKPAGSPIFALAPLFHITGMVCQLLTAIDLASPLILAYRFDAGVVLDALERERPVFMVGPSTAYMALMAHPDFSGERFASLEAVMSGGAPLPPAIVERFRELTGKYIRNGYGLTETSAPCVVVPPNLEAPVDPSSGTLAIGLPLPSAVIRIVGEDGADLDPLDVGEIAVDGPMVVPAYWNKPDATAQSLPGGRLLTGDVGFMDAQGWVYVVDRKKDMINASGFKVWPREVEDVLYRHPAVREAAVVGEPDNYRGETVAAFVSLRPGQTVETDNLVEYCRERLASYKAPRRVEIVDELPKTASGKILRREMRRSAPA; encoded by the coding sequence ATGAGCTGGTACGACGACAGGCCCTGGATGGACCGGTACGACGAGAACACGCGTTCCGTGGGGGAGATCCCCGCCCGGACAGCGCTCGACATGTTCTCGGCCGCGGTCGCGTCCGCCCCGGACGGGCCCGCCGTCCGGTACCTCGGCGGCACCCTGAGCTACCGCGAGGTCGACGAACTCAGCGACGGCGTGGCCGCGTACCTCGCGGAGAACGGGTTCGGGAAGGGTGACCGGCTCGCGATCTATCTGCAGAACGTCCCGCAGTTCGTGCTGGCGTTGATCGGCACGTGGAAGGCCGGCGGGGTCGTCGTCCCGCTGAACCCGATGTACCGGGACGAGCTCGCCCACATCCTCACCGACGCCGGAGTCACCGCGATCGTGTGCAGCGAGAACGCGTGGGCCGATCGGGTGGGGGAGCGCGCGTCCGCCGCCGGTGTGCGGATCGCGCTGACCGCCAGCGAACTCGACATCCAGACGTCGGACGACGCACGGGTGTTCGGGGGAGTGACCCGGGTGCGCGCCGACGGTGTGCCCGACCTGCTCGAGGTTGCCGGGGCACGCGCGTGCGCCGGCCTGCCGGACCCCGGACTGATTCCGGACGACATCGCGCTGGTGTCCTACACATCCGGAACCAGTGGAGTCCCCAAGGGCGCCACCAACACGCACCGGAATCTCACCGTCAACAGTTCCATCCTGCGCCTGTACGAGAGCAAGCCCGCCGGGTCGCCGATCTTCGCGCTCGCCCCGCTGTTCCACATCACCGGCATGGTGTGCCAGTTGCTCACGGCGATCGACCTGGCGTCGCCGTTGATCCTCGCGTACCGGTTCGACGCCGGAGTGGTGCTCGACGCCCTCGAGCGGGAACGGCCGGTGTTCATGGTCGGCCCGTCCACCGCCTACATGGCGCTGATGGCGCACCCGGATTTCTCCGGTGAGCGCTTCGCCTCGCTGGAGGCCGTGATGTCCGGTGGCGCCCCGCTGCCACCCGCCATCGTCGAACGGTTCCGGGAGCTGACCGGTAAGTACATCCGCAACGGGTACGGGCTCACCGAGACCAGCGCGCCGTGCGTCGTCGTCCCGCCGAATCTGGAGGCGCCCGTCGATCCGTCGTCGGGCACGCTGGCGATCGGCCTGCCGCTGCCGTCCGCCGTGATCCGGATCGTCGGGGAGGACGGCGCCGACCTCGACCCCCTCGACGTCGGGGAGATCGCCGTCGACGGACCGATGGTCGTGCCCGCGTACTGGAACAAGCCGGACGCCACGGCGCAGTCGCTGCCTGGCGGCCGGTTGCTCACCGGCGACGTGGGATTCATGGACGCCCAGGGCTGGGTGTACGTCGTCGACCGCAAGAAGGACATGATCAACGCGTCCGGTTTCAAGGTCTGGCCGCGCGAAGTCGAGGACGTCCTCTACCGGCATCCCGCAGTTCGGGAGGCGGCCGTCGTCGGCGAGCCGGACAACTACCGCGGCGAGACCGTCGCCGCGTTCGTCAGCCTCCGCCCCGGGCAGACGGTGGAGACGGACAACCTCGTCGAGTACTGCCGGGAGCGGCTCGCGAGCTACAAGGCACCGCGGCGCGTCGAGATCGTCGACGAACTGCCCAAGACGGCCAGCGGGAAGATCCTCCGACGCGAGATGCGTCGCAGCGCCCCGGCCTGA
- a CDS encoding phosphoketolase, giving the protein MADVRQPGSQDSDGHYSDADLESDLRWWAAANYLTVAQIYLQDNTLLREPLRPEHIKPRLLGHWGTSPGLSMIYALLNRLIRRTDTDCLYVTGPGHGGPALVAATYLEGTYSEVYPGVSLDAAGIHRLCRQFSTPGGIPSHVSVQTPGSIHEGGELGYALAHAAGAAFDHPNLLVACVIGDGEAETGPLSASWKLPAFLSPERDGAVLPILHVNGAKIAGPTVYGRSSDADVEAFLGGQGWAPVVVSGDDPRQVFPALHRALTDAHTTIADLRREARAGRRSTAKWPAIVLRTPKGWTGPHTVDGVLVEGTHRAHQVPLSGVRTDEAHLRQLEEWMRSYGPDELFDSSGALVPNLVRLAPQGDKRMGSSPYANGGRLRADLPVPPLEEYALPIEKPGTTHHETTRVLGELLRDLYTATTTPDGGGYFRLFCPDETSSNRLGAVFEVTDRCWQLPVTDYDDGLSARGRVMEVLSEHLCEGWLEGYLLSGRHGLFASYEAFAMVSVSMLIQHTKWLQHAVDLPWRAPVASLNVLLTSTCWRNDHNGFSHQGPGMIDAVVPLAPDVVRVWLPPDSNTLLSIADHCLRSTDHVNLIVVDKQPHLQYLTLAEAHAHCAAGASVWEWAGTESSAGTEPDVVLAAAGDVPTQEILAAAQLLREHTPELVTRVVNVVDLMGLLTPTEHPHGFDARTFLDLFTADTHVVFAFHGYSRAVHELLHGRPAPDRFHVRGFSEQGTTTTPFDMVVLNRMSRYHLALAALRRTRREPAGATELADFCLRQLERHGEYVVAHLEDMPEVRDWTWS; this is encoded by the coding sequence ATGGCCGATGTACGGCAGCCGGGATCGCAGGATTCCGACGGGCACTATTCCGATGCCGACCTCGAGTCGGACCTGCGGTGGTGGGCGGCGGCCAACTACCTGACGGTCGCGCAGATCTACCTGCAGGACAACACGCTTCTGCGGGAGCCGCTGCGCCCGGAACACATCAAACCCCGGCTGCTCGGGCATTGGGGAACGAGTCCGGGGCTGTCGATGATCTACGCCCTGCTGAACCGTCTCATCCGCCGCACCGACACCGACTGCCTCTACGTGACCGGTCCCGGTCACGGTGGTCCGGCGCTCGTCGCCGCCACGTACCTGGAGGGGACGTACTCGGAGGTGTATCCGGGCGTGTCCCTCGACGCCGCCGGTATCCACCGGCTCTGCAGGCAGTTCTCGACGCCGGGCGGCATCCCGAGTCACGTCAGTGTGCAGACTCCGGGCAGCATCCACGAGGGCGGCGAACTCGGCTACGCGCTCGCGCACGCCGCCGGGGCGGCGTTCGACCACCCGAATCTGTTGGTGGCGTGCGTGATCGGAGACGGAGAGGCGGAGACGGGACCGCTGTCCGCGTCGTGGAAACTGCCCGCATTCCTCAGCCCGGAACGCGACGGGGCGGTGTTGCCGATCCTGCACGTCAACGGTGCGAAGATCGCCGGGCCCACCGTGTACGGCCGTAGCAGCGACGCCGACGTCGAGGCGTTTCTCGGCGGTCAGGGCTGGGCGCCGGTCGTCGTCTCCGGCGACGACCCGCGGCAGGTCTTCCCCGCGCTGCATCGCGCACTGACCGACGCGCACACCACGATCGCCGACCTCCGGCGGGAGGCGCGGGCGGGCCGTCGCAGCACCGCCAAGTGGCCGGCGATCGTGCTGCGGACCCCCAAGGGCTGGACCGGCCCGCACACCGTCGACGGCGTGCTCGTCGAGGGCACCCACCGGGCGCACCAGGTTCCGCTGTCGGGGGTCCGGACCGACGAGGCGCATCTGCGTCAACTCGAGGAGTGGATGCGGTCGTACGGCCCGGACGAACTGTTCGACTCGTCCGGCGCACTCGTGCCGAACCTCGTGCGGCTGGCGCCGCAGGGCGACAAGCGGATGGGTTCGTCGCCGTACGCGAACGGCGGCCGCCTGCGCGCGGATCTTCCGGTGCCGCCCCTGGAGGAGTACGCGCTCCCGATCGAGAAACCCGGCACCACCCACCACGAGACCACCCGGGTGCTCGGGGAATTGCTCCGCGACCTGTACACGGCCACCACCACGCCCGACGGCGGTGGATACTTCCGGCTGTTCTGCCCGGACGAAACTTCCAGCAACCGGTTGGGCGCCGTCTTCGAGGTGACCGACCGGTGCTGGCAGCTGCCGGTCACCGACTACGACGACGGACTGTCGGCCCGTGGCAGGGTGATGGAGGTGCTCAGCGAGCACCTCTGCGAGGGCTGGCTGGAGGGGTACCTGCTGTCCGGGCGGCACGGGCTGTTCGCCAGCTACGAGGCTTTCGCGATGGTGAGCGTGTCGATGCTGATCCAGCACACCAAGTGGCTGCAGCATGCGGTGGATCTGCCGTGGCGGGCGCCGGTGGCCTCGCTGAACGTCCTGCTCACCAGCACCTGCTGGCGCAACGACCACAACGGGTTCAGCCACCAGGGGCCGGGCATGATCGACGCCGTCGTCCCGCTCGCACCGGACGTGGTCCGGGTGTGGCTTCCACCGGACTCGAACACCCTGCTCTCGATCGCCGACCACTGCCTCCGCAGCACCGATCACGTCAACCTCATCGTGGTCGACAAGCAGCCGCACCTGCAGTACCTGACCCTCGCGGAGGCGCACGCACACTGCGCGGCCGGGGCGTCGGTGTGGGAGTGGGCGGGAACGGAGTCTTCTGCGGGCACCGAACCGGACGTCGTGCTCGCCGCCGCCGGGGACGTCCCGACCCAGGAAATTCTCGCCGCCGCGCAGTTGCTGCGCGAACACACCCCGGAACTGGTCACCCGGGTGGTCAACGTCGTCGACCTGATGGGGCTGCTCACACCCACCGAGCACCCGCACGGATTCGACGCGCGCACGTTCCTCGACCTCTTCACCGCGGACACGCACGTGGTGTTCGCGTTCCACGGGTACTCGCGCGCCGTCCACGAGTTGCTGCACGGACGTCCCGCGCCGGACCGCTTCCACGTCCGCGGTTTCAGCGAACAGGGCACCACGACCACACCGTTCGACATGGTCGTGCTCAACCGGATGAGCCGCTACCACCTCGCGCTCGCCGCGCTACGCCGCACCAGGCGGGAACCGGCCGGTGCCACGGAGTTGGCCGACTTCTGCCTGCGGCAACTCGAACGGCACGGCGAATACGTCGTCGCGCACCTCGAGGACATGCCCGAGGTGCGCGACTGGACGTGGTCGTGA
- a CDS encoding DUF305 domain-containing protein, protein MDSSAELGHESDIDSAGETATPSRPSQRTALLVIGLIGAIALGFALGFLARLPLADSGTPVPEAGSVDVGFAQDMSVHHSQAVEMSAIALANATDPAVRSLAYDILTTQQNQLGQMQGWLALWDQPGLPSGGYMGWMESEHSDGHSHGTADSTHMESMSKMPGMASSEDMAALRQATGPAVDVLYLQLMLRHHQGGLPMMEYAAQHASEDAVRSLAQTMVDTQQSEATVMTNMLTAKGAAPLPMN, encoded by the coding sequence ATGGATAGTTCGGCCGAACTCGGACACGAATCCGACATCGACTCCGCGGGCGAGACAGCAACCCCGTCCCGGCCCAGCCAGCGCACAGCGCTCCTGGTCATCGGACTGATCGGCGCCATCGCCCTCGGATTCGCGCTCGGCTTCCTCGCCCGGCTTCCGCTCGCGGACTCCGGTACCCCGGTTCCCGAGGCCGGTTCCGTCGATGTCGGATTCGCGCAGGACATGAGCGTGCATCACAGCCAGGCGGTGGAGATGTCGGCGATCGCGCTGGCCAATGCCACCGACCCGGCGGTCCGCAGCCTCGCGTACGACATCCTCACCACGCAGCAGAACCAGCTCGGACAGATGCAGGGCTGGCTCGCACTGTGGGACCAGCCGGGTCTGCCGTCCGGCGGGTACATGGGCTGGATGGAATCGGAACACTCGGACGGTCACAGCCACGGGACCGCCGACAGCACGCACATGGAGTCCATGTCGAAGATGCCCGGCATGGCGTCGTCGGAGGACATGGCCGCGTTGCGTCAGGCCACCGGCCCGGCCGTCGACGTCCTGTACCTCCAGCTGATGCTGCGGCACCACCAGGGCGGGCTCCCGATGATGGAATACGCGGCCCAGCACGCGTCGGAAGACGCGGTCCGCAGCCTCGCGCAGACGATGGTGGACACCCAGCAGAGCGAAGCGACGGTGATGACGAACATGCTCACCGCGAAGGGCGCCGCTCCCCTGCCGATGAACTGA
- a CDS encoding DUF3105 domain-containing protein: MPSGSESRGPDKNSGAKSAKAIKAAKKKSGGTKIKGGASAPRNIPWLTIGAGAAVLALVAVLAINLIPKYQAKEEAAKYAPSAENPDPSVNIDGVLKVDYPAGIHIQPTQRVAYDQSPPFGGPHDAIWATCTGTVYPNAIRTENAVHSLEHGAVWIAYNPDELSADQVETLKDKVDGETYTLMSPYPGLDSPVSLQSWGHQLKVDSVDDERIDQFITALRINKNTYPEVGASCSSIPGSGFDPDNPPPFDPSTPGADAVPMDGGGISPDQSESGGAGAQLPSGMQLPSDLQLPSDLQQAPAEGGNG, from the coding sequence ATGCCAAGCGGTTCGGAAAGTCGCGGTCCCGATAAGAACTCGGGCGCGAAGTCGGCGAAGGCCATCAAGGCCGCCAAGAAGAAGAGCGGCGGCACGAAAATCAAGGGCGGCGCGTCCGCTCCCCGGAACATCCCCTGGCTGACGATCGGCGCCGGAGCGGCCGTTCTCGCGCTCGTGGCGGTCCTCGCGATCAACCTGATTCCCAAGTATCAGGCCAAGGAAGAGGCCGCGAAGTACGCGCCGAGCGCCGAGAACCCCGACCCGTCGGTCAACATCGACGGCGTCCTGAAGGTCGACTACCCGGCAGGCATCCACATCCAGCCGACGCAGCGCGTCGCGTACGACCAGTCGCCGCCGTTCGGCGGCCCGCACGACGCCATCTGGGCGACGTGCACCGGTACGGTCTACCCGAACGCGATCCGCACCGAGAACGCGGTGCACTCGCTCGAGCACGGCGCCGTGTGGATCGCCTACAACCCGGACGAGCTGTCCGCCGACCAGGTCGAGACGCTGAAGGACAAGGTGGACGGCGAGACGTACACGCTGATGTCGCCGTACCCGGGCCTCGACAGCCCCGTCTCCCTGCAGTCGTGGGGCCACCAGTTGAAGGTGGACAGCGTCGACGACGAGCGCATCGACCAGTTCATCACCGCGCTGCGGATCAACAAGAACACCTACCCGGAGGTCGGCGCGAGCTGCTCGTCCATCCCGGGCTCCGGTTTCGACCCGGACAACCCGCCGCCGTTCGACCCGTCCACGCCGGGCGCGGACGCGGTGCCGATGGACGGTGGCGGAATCAGTCCCGACCAGTCGGAGTCCGGCGGCGCGGGGGCGCAGCTGCCGAGCGGCATGCAGCTCCCGAGTGACCTGCAGCTGCCCTCCGATCTGCAGCAGGCGCCTGCCGAGGGCGGCAATGGATAG
- the argS gene encoding arginine--tRNA ligase, with the protein MTPADLAELLRGTAAKVLAERGLDVSVLPETLTVERPRNPEHGDYATNVAMQVAKKVGTNPRELAGWLADALTAAEGIDSADIAGPGFLNIRLAADAQGAIVAKILEAGTAFGSGHTLDGKKINLEFVSANPTGPIHLGGTRWAAVGDALGRILSTQGAAVTREYYFNDHGAQIDRFSRSLIAAAKGEPAPEDGYAGAYIADIAADVQQQRPDVLDLPAGEQQEVFRAIGVDLMFAHIKRTLHEFGVDFDVYFHENSLFESGAVEKAVQTLKDSGNLFPEDGAWWLKSTDFGDDKDRVVIKSDGNAAYIAGDIAYFQDKRSRGFDLCIYMLGADHHGYIGRLKAAAAAFGDDPDTVEVLIGQMVNLVREGVAVKMSKRAGTVITLDDLVEAIGVDASRYAMIRSSVDSSIDIDLELWTSTGNENPVYYVQYAHARLSAIARNAADLGIAVTDPDFSLLVSEQEGDLIRTLGEYPRVVTSAANLREPHRIARYLEELAGAYHRFYGACRILPQGDEEVGPLHIARLALCDASRQVLANGLALLGVSAPEQM; encoded by the coding sequence GTGACTCCAGCTGACCTTGCCGAACTGCTCCGCGGAACCGCCGCGAAAGTGCTCGCCGAACGCGGACTCGACGTGTCCGTGCTTCCCGAAACTCTCACGGTCGAGCGTCCGCGCAATCCCGAGCACGGCGATTACGCCACCAACGTCGCGATGCAGGTGGCCAAGAAGGTCGGTACCAACCCGCGTGAGCTGGCCGGCTGGCTCGCCGACGCGCTGACCGCGGCCGAGGGCATCGACAGCGCCGACATCGCGGGCCCGGGCTTCCTCAACATCCGCCTGGCCGCCGACGCGCAGGGTGCGATCGTCGCGAAGATCCTCGAGGCGGGTACCGCGTTCGGGTCCGGCCACACGCTGGACGGCAAGAAGATCAACCTCGAGTTCGTCTCCGCGAACCCCACCGGCCCCATCCACCTCGGCGGAACCCGCTGGGCCGCCGTGGGCGACGCGCTCGGGCGGATCCTGTCCACCCAGGGCGCGGCGGTCACGCGTGAGTACTACTTCAACGACCACGGCGCCCAGATCGACCGGTTCTCCCGTTCGCTGATCGCGGCCGCCAAGGGCGAACCCGCCCCCGAGGACGGATACGCGGGCGCCTACATCGCCGATATCGCCGCCGACGTGCAGCAACAGCGCCCCGACGTGCTGGACCTGCCCGCGGGGGAGCAGCAGGAGGTCTTCCGCGCCATCGGCGTCGACCTGATGTTCGCGCACATCAAGCGCACGCTGCACGAGTTCGGCGTCGACTTCGACGTCTACTTCCACGAGAACTCGCTGTTCGAGTCCGGCGCGGTGGAGAAGGCCGTCCAGACGCTGAAGGACTCCGGCAACCTCTTCCCGGAGGACGGCGCCTGGTGGCTCAAGAGCACCGACTTCGGCGACGACAAGGACCGGGTGGTCATCAAGAGCGACGGCAACGCGGCGTACATCGCCGGCGACATCGCCTACTTCCAGGACAAGCGCTCCCGCGGCTTCGACCTGTGCATCTACATGCTCGGTGCGGACCACCACGGGTACATCGGCCGGCTGAAGGCGGCCGCGGCCGCCTTCGGTGACGACCCCGACACCGTCGAGGTGCTCATCGGCCAGATGGTGAACCTGGTCCGAGAAGGCGTGGCCGTGAAGATGAGCAAGCGCGCCGGCACCGTCATCACCCTGGACGATCTGGTCGAGGCGATCGGCGTCGACGCGTCGCGGTACGCGATGATCCGGTCGTCGGTGGATTCGAGCATCGACATCGACCTCGAACTGTGGACGAGCACCGGCAACGAGAACCCGGTGTACTACGTGCAGTACGCGCACGCCCGGCTGTCGGCGATCGCCCGCAACGCCGCCGACCTCGGCATCGCCGTCACGGATCCCGACTTCTCACTGCTGGTCTCGGAGCAGGAGGGCGATCTGATCCGCACCCTCGGCGAGTACCCGCGGGTCGTGACCAGCGCCGCGAATCTGCGTGAGCCGCACCGTATCGCGCGGTATCTCGAGGAACTGGCCGGCGCCTACCACCGGTTCTACGGTGCCTGCCGCATCCTGCCCCAGGGCGACGAAGAGGTCGGCCCGCTGCACATCGCGCGACTGGCGCTGTGCGACGCGTCCCGCCAGGTCCTGGCGAACGGACTCGCCCTGCTCGGCGTCAGCGCACCGGAGCAGATGTGA